A region of uncultured Draconibacterium sp. DNA encodes the following proteins:
- a CDS encoding lipocalin family protein, which produces MIKSTLFQANWNLSLVFLSLITAGLFTACSGQKQVIDNSVVKELDLQKYLGTWYEIARYDHRFEQGLVGVTANYSMRSDGKIKVVNSGYKNTLDGEYSEAIGKAKIPDPENEPAKLKVSFFWIFYGDYYVLELDEDYRWAVIGSSSDKYLWILSRTPQMESEIYNDLLQRIADRGYDTSALIKVKQKENS; this is translated from the coding sequence GTGATTAAAAGCACATTATTCCAGGCTAATTGGAACCTATCACTGGTATTTCTAAGCCTGATAACAGCTGGGTTGTTTACCGCCTGTTCAGGGCAAAAGCAAGTGATAGATAACAGTGTAGTCAAGGAATTGGACCTCCAAAAGTACTTGGGAACCTGGTACGAAATTGCACGTTACGATCATCGGTTTGAGCAGGGACTGGTGGGTGTAACAGCTAATTATTCCATGCGCTCTGATGGTAAAATTAAAGTGGTGAACAGTGGTTATAAAAACACACTTGATGGCGAATATTCCGAGGCGATAGGAAAAGCAAAAATTCCCGATCCCGAAAATGAACCGGCTAAACTAAAGGTCTCCTTTTTCTGGATATTCTATGGCGATTATTACGTGCTGGAACTGGATGAGGATTACCGGTGGGCAGTTATTGGCAGTAGCTCTGACAAATACCTGTGGATATTGAGCCGGACTCCACAAATGGAATCCGAAATTTATAACGACCTGCTACAACGTATTGCCGATCGGGGGTACGATACTTCAGCATTGATAAAAGTGAAACAAAAAGAAAACAGTTAA
- a CDS encoding SRPBCC family protein: MAFYQFKREQFIKSSISEVWDFISTPQNLKRITPSYMGFDIRTPDLPNAAYEGMIIAYTVRPLLGIPTTWVTEITHVVPQKYFVDEQRVGPYKLWHHEHHVEAVEDGVLMKDIISYSPPMGPLGQLANTLVIRKKLEEIFNYRQKAFEEIFPGS; encoded by the coding sequence ATGGCATTCTATCAATTTAAACGCGAACAATTTATAAAAAGCAGCATCAGCGAGGTGTGGGATTTTATTTCAACGCCACAAAATCTGAAACGTATTACACCATCTTACATGGGTTTTGATATCCGCACGCCCGATTTACCCAATGCAGCTTACGAAGGAATGATAATCGCTTATACTGTGCGGCCCTTGTTAGGAATTCCAACCACCTGGGTAACCGAAATAACACATGTGGTACCGCAAAAGTATTTTGTAGATGAGCAGCGTGTTGGGCCCTATAAACTTTGGCACCACGAGCACCATGTTGAAGCTGTGGAAGATGGTGTGTTGATGAAAGACATTATCAGTTACAGTCCGCCAATGGGGCCACTGGGGCAGTTGGCAAACACACTTGTCATACGTAAAAAGCTGGAAGAGATATTCAATTACCGGCAAAAGGCTTTTGAGGAAATATTTCCGGGAAGCTAG
- a CDS encoding acyltransferase family protein translates to MSSPSRLYYIDNLRIFLISLVVLLHFNITYGAPGDWYYNESEAGMPEIIIQTMFNMTNQAFFMGMFFFISAYFTAASLKRKTTGKFIKDRLVRLGIPLVVFYFFLNPLTNFVHYYFIEHEAVTFVGFLTNPRAWGFGPMWFVETLLLFTVIYLVVFKREKTIKMNYPGTGKLVIGAIILGLSQYVIRMWLPVGWSMPFTNLQFPFFVQYIVLLVFGVIAYNNNWLEAISFKSAKRWFIFAQLMIWLVLPVVLYVGGKENGVEDFVGGGTWQSFAWAIWEQLVCVAMIIGLFGMAKKCFNRQGGLAKQLSGSAYGVYIIHPPVIVAISALFIGWQDINQLLKFIVLAPVALVACFTLSWLIRLVPGVKRVV, encoded by the coding sequence ATGTCATCACCATCTCGCTTGTATTACATCGACAACCTCCGTATTTTTCTGATCAGTTTGGTTGTATTGCTGCATTTTAACATAACCTACGGAGCGCCGGGCGACTGGTATTACAACGAATCGGAAGCCGGTATGCCGGAAATTATTATTCAGACCATGTTTAACATGACCAACCAGGCCTTTTTTATGGGTATGTTCTTTTTTATTTCGGCGTATTTTACTGCCGCTTCGTTAAAACGTAAAACAACGGGTAAGTTTATAAAAGACCGACTGGTTCGTTTGGGTATCCCTCTGGTAGTTTTTTATTTTTTCTTGAATCCGCTAACCAATTTTGTGCACTATTATTTTATCGAACACGAAGCTGTAACTTTTGTCGGTTTCCTTACCAATCCGCGAGCCTGGGGTTTTGGCCCAATGTGGTTTGTGGAAACACTGTTACTATTTACCGTAATTTATTTGGTGGTTTTTAAGCGCGAAAAAACAATTAAGATGAACTATCCCGGAACCGGAAAGCTGGTAATCGGAGCAATTATTCTCGGATTAAGCCAATATGTAATTCGAATGTGGTTGCCGGTGGGATGGAGCATGCCTTTTACCAATTTGCAGTTCCCGTTTTTTGTACAATACATCGTACTGCTTGTTTTTGGCGTTATTGCCTACAACAACAACTGGCTCGAAGCCATTAGCTTTAAAAGTGCGAAACGCTGGTTTATTTTTGCGCAGCTAATGATCTGGCTGGTGTTGCCGGTAGTGTTGTATGTTGGCGGAAAAGAAAATGGAGTAGAAGATTTTGTAGGAGGCGGAACCTGGCAAAGTTTTGCCTGGGCCATTTGGGAGCAATTGGTTTGTGTGGCTATGATCATCGGGCTGTTTGGAATGGCAAAAAAATGTTTCAATCGACAAGGCGGTTTAGCAAAGCAGTTGTCAGGCAGCGCTTACGGTGTTTACATTATTCATCCACCTGTAATTGTAGCGATAAGCGCCCTGTTTATTGGCTGGCAGGATATTAACCAGCTACTGAAATTTATCGTGCTGGCACCTGTGGCTTTGGTGGCGTGTTTTACACTTTCCTGGCTGATTCGACTGGTACCGGGAGTGAAAAGAGTGGTGTAA